CCATTggtactaaaaatagaaaaacagacacaggctgaagttcttctgtcaatcattaaaaacctggtgtCGTCGCATTGCGGCATTTCTTGTTTAATCTTGAGCTAAATCAATGGTGTTGACTCAGTTACTGCACAGCACATTTAATACATATTGAGTTATGATTATTGTGTCttctcaatgagatatatctgtatttgaagatagaagtcaatacctcaaaagcTCTTCAAGTTATGTTTCTGACCAAGCATTAGTCTGTGAATAAACAAAGAGGAATACCTTAAAATACTGCACCCaaagttatggttcctgtgtaTTGCAAATTGCATTAATGAGATATAATCTGCATATGAGGTTTGAAGCCGATACGTCAAAGACTTTTCAGGGTATACTCAAGACgaaaaataagtataacaatTAACAATGGGGCAAACCTAAAAAAGCTGCATTACGATTTATCGTCTCAGTGCACTTTTCCTCAATGAGCTATATCTGTTTAAAAAGATTAGGAAATATCttgaagacttttcaagttGTGCTCCAGCTAAAACAACTATGAACTTTCCGAGTAAATTTTTCAGTGGAATTCCAAGTGTAATAGGATTTTTTTACACGGGTTTTCCGTTCACACAATAAGCATGGGCTTCTCAGTGGAAATATTGTGTGCAAGTTATCATTTGCTATTTGTTGTGTTTGCCGGTGGAAGATTTCATTTTAGATTAGTCTTCAGTGATGAGTGTTTGGATGTGTTGATGTCTACTTTGATTCCTCATTCTCCTTATTCAGATAGAACTATTCAGTCAGGTATTGGGACGAACTTATTAGTTGTGTGCAACATTTATGTTCGTTGCTTCCCTTTTTAATGTCAATATGATTAATAAAcagatacatttcaaaatatattgcgggtaaaacttatgttttaagcgctttgctttaaaaacacaaacacatttttgcaTTAAGATATTtctgaatgtttttttgtgttttaaacattttatgttttggtctTTAAAACGGCTTTTTGCACTGTGGCAGGCACTTAAAATCAGAAAGTAGATATATAAAAACAGCCATAAAGCAGCAATTATatagcattttattaaaaacaaacgtcTCATTGGTCGAAGCCGTAATTATCATAAAGTCAGATCTTGTTAAATGGTcaactttttataaattggaACGCAATTTggcaaaattatgtttatgagaataaaacataatattttcaaaaaagttatgCTTCGGCCAAACTTACTATCAAATAGGAAAAGGACTGACGTTGATACTAATAAGTAATGCTCCGATCAtaaacacacgcacgcacgcatgaaCGCGCACATGCATGAACGCACACACAcatgaacacacacacacgcacgcacgcacccacgcacgcacgcacgctcccacgcacgcacacacacacacacacacacattttatttcattcgcTATTTGGCAGGTCATGATAGCAAAGTGATATTTACTTCCTTTTTCAATGAGATCATGCTGTCATATCCATTACAACTGGGATTCCACAATTTCATAACTGGAAATAATCAGTGGAATCCCAATTGTCATAGGACTTTAACGCGGTTTTTTCGAACACATAATGATAATCGGCTTCTAAACGAAAAAGCCGTGTGCAAGTAATCATTTGCTATTTGATGTGTTTGCGGATAGAAGCTTTCAATTGAGGTAAGTATTTAGTGTTTAGTGcgtgtatgtgttgattttctACTTTAATTCGTCATTTTCATATTAGATGTGTCTGtgtgaaaatatattcatttcaacaaGTGGCTGAACGTGACAATAAAGTGTACTTTTTCAGAACCTTTCTCCACTTTTTACTGATCATGAAGACACAGACCAACTATATTAAGATACTTCATTTGCTGATCTTGGTGAGTTTAATTTACATCTTCAGTTgagtgatattttttatgtagaTAGATTAGATGCAAGATTTGATGTGATATCCATATTAGTACCTTGTtgataacaaaaatgattgtatttAAAGCTTCACACCTACAGATTGAACTTTAATTTTTtagtcttggaacgagccattttgcGAATATCCATGgatagttatataagactgctgacaaaaagtaaggtcgcagatttttatatttaagttcaaagattgatgttttatgcatttttcttaaaccattggTAACggtttttgtcataaaacattaattttcgaccggaaatatgaaaatctgtgatatgatttttgtcagcaatcttttatcattggtttgcagatatttacgcaatgaTTTgcgctttccaagacaaaataataaaaagttgtaaaatggtatatctgtgagataGTAGCTTTTAAGTGATTTATATACTTGGCATGGCTCAGGAAGATTTATTGGTTTGACTACATTCGGGTATAAACGGCATGTTCGACAAGTTGTTTCACAGGTCAGGTAACACTACCACCAGCGAAACTGATTCATTAATTCTTTTCTTAAACATGCATCATCTGCATTTTCGAGACTATATATGTCGTTCACTGTCCGAGAAAAGGGAGTTGGACAACATGATTTGTGGTTTGTGTAAGTCATCGAGCCTTTCACCCTCTCTCGCGCGgcttattattttctttttcagcagtataatagtgtttttttactATAATTACGTTTCATATATCTTCATATACCAGCATTTGCGGTTTTCATCCCATAAACGCAACATGTTCGGacatgttcggatcgcgaatcattgcataacaatatacataagattgtttattttgttattgctactattgtgtcagcaggtcccatataaaaataaatcacatttataaaagcagtaattttttatatgttaaatgaattgttgcCATTAATGTGTTAATTTTACGTTTACAAGTGGtttcaagtggttgatatttacccgcgttattgtgacgtcatttgatacaTGGTTTCCGGTAACGGTCGGGTCGTTGTATAAACAGAATTGGTAAAAAAACTACTGTAAGATTTTCTTAAACGaaaagaagtattttttaaacagtcCTTGAATGAAGTAGtaaactattggtgtaaatacatgtaatgaattacgggattgatgtcattatcggggatatgaaagCATTCGGACTCCACAGACTTTTACCACCCagactgcgttcataccccgataatgatatCAGTCCCGCAATTAATTCCTTGATTGTGGCAAGCTCAGAAATCATTTATTGTACCATTTCACACAGTTAATGTATGTTAGTGTTTTACCTCTAGTCACAGATGTTGGCATATTTGGCTCctgttactgctgctgctgctgtacTTCCTCCTGGTAAGAATTTCATGGATGATAGCGGATAGTGTAAACTGCATGTCGAAGAGTACAATTTTATCTAAAAGTAAAGAAGATTTTCCCAAGTCTATTCCGTTATTTCTTGAAAGtacttaatttatattggtTAAAATTTAAGCTACTGtgcttgtccctgcagtttcatCATTGATATGACTGTCTGTATATGTGTAGAATATTTAGATACTATTTTcatgtgtttataaaatcaatttatgCTAAATATTAGAAACTTAAAATTGCCACTCTTTGGGGTTGGGGTAACTAACAAATGCATACGTAACGGCTACAAATCAGATTGTCCTTTCAATAAGCTTTTGTCTTGGTTTTCGTGTCTGTATCCCTGCTCCAACTCGTCTTGTCGTTTCGTAAGCAGCGTCATTTTAACAGATTCATTTTATATACGCCATAAGTACATATTAATGTAATCGCTAATGAAGACTTGATGTCTTATTGTGTcctttgcattatttttttatctgaaagcTAGTAGATCTCTTGCCATATAAATCAACCCAAGTATATCACCTGATGCTCTGATTTTTATCTCTATTCGAATCACACTTAAAGCCTAAATTAGCCGGCTGAACGTTATGCATATCAATGCATAAAGTTTAAAACTAGAGACTGACCTCCTAGCAATCGAGGAACAACCTTATAACGTGATTGTCATAGAAACATGGCCTCACCAGGCGTTTCAAAAAAGCCCAACAGTAAGTTTGTTGCGTCAAAAAGAACATATCAGTTCGTAAAGGAACCCTTGCCATTTAGCGAACAGAGCTGCATGAAGACGAACTGGAGGTTTAAATTCATGAGAACCGACGTTGTCTACTTATTTGCTGATCACTTACTATAAGAATGAACATCTTATCACTTATCCCTACCTTTACACTGAGGAATCCATATCAGTCATTTAACTTATGCTCTTTTAATATGATCACCATGTTCTATCTTAGTTTTATATGTTACCTGTTTTCCCAAGATCTCGCTCTTTTCCATTGTCCTCTGGTTACTGTGCACAAATATACCAAACTCTCTTAGTCGTGCTATAGTCGGTGCATCTGGTAACATGTATACGCCAAACTTAAgatgattttgttaaatttagGAATCAACTTTCATAATACTTTCAATGCTGAGGATAATTTTGATACAGTTACCgacaaaatatataacacagtTACGTCAGCAACATCGGAGTGTATACCTAACAAAGTAGTTAATTAAAGTCATCAGTCTGATCATAAGCAACGAGGATAACCAAAGAGTTTTTATTCCTAACCCTGTTTACATGAAAGACATTGTCACCGATATTCAAGCTAACATCCGCCTTATTTTTTGttgacaccagatgatacattGTCGGTAAAGACCATTTCAGTCAGTTTATCGAGACCAAAGTCTTCATAAATAAAGCAACTTAATTGAATTACTGTATGCTAATTGTATATTAAACgtatatatgaaacaaaaatgttcacGAGACCACAAACAAGCCGAAAAAGGTCAGCATATAATGTGCGTGCGTCGAAAACATATTCGTGTCGaggtttaaaataattgttgtaaacGCCTTCACCGGAGAATACCAGATTTAACTCGTCATTCGTTAGGCTTTTTCgcctttgaaaataaaaaaaagaagttgaAAGTAAATACTGAATGCTTATTCAAATTGATTCAATTTACCTTGTCACCGAACCGGGCATTTGCAATTTTGTATTCACAGTGATGCATGCTATAGGTAAAACTCATTCAGATTCCATTTATAGGGAAAACGTACGTAAGACGGACAAATACGATTGTCGGTTAATCAGTTTGTTATGTTGACGCGTTTTTCTTTTCTCAGAAGCAGATCCGTCTTAACACACGACTAGACAAAAACCCATTCTCTTGCGTATTAGAAACCTAGGACAGCAACATAAgacttgttattttttattatactgTTTTTCAGATGAAGCAACCTGTACCGTGAGAGTTAATCAAGGTTCTGTAGTTTTCAAAATCAGTTCGTCTGACCCAAAAAACATAATAAGCATCCAGGCAAAAGGGACATATGTAGCAGATTGTGACCAAGATGCTTTACTCAGGCAAACAAACGATACAAATGCCTTTCTCGTTTCTTTGACTCATAGCGGAGcatgtgtttttatcattaataattatgatggaACTATCTTTAGTGTAAAAATTGAATCAGCTACATCGACCTTGACAGAAGTCTCAATTGGAGGAGAACCTTTCACAGACTGCTTTAGCCCTTCGTTCGTTGATTTAAATCTGATAGGTAGGTTTTACGTAATTAAGTCAGAACATTTTGCTAAATACTTAAGCGCCAGTAGACAATTGATAAGTGATGCGATAAAGATTCTTTGGCATTTACTGCAGGTCAAATATAATGGATGTAAGGCTTGCCTCCCTATTGTGGTCAGTGTATTTAAATTCAATCCCTGACATCATGTTAATTCTGTATGtgcattacatatatatatatatatatatatatacatatatatatatatatatatatatatatatatatatatatatatatatataatatatatatatatatatatatatatatatatatatatatatatattgtttagacgTATATCGAATTGAAAATTACCTTGGAATTGGCATTACTATGAAATAATGCCCTATGCACCGATTATTCTACTTTTAAAATGAGGAAACATTTCCTGATTATGTCGATTTATAAAGTGGCATATTTCGGCTTTTCGAGTTTCGTTCGATGCACATCTAGTTTAAGAGCCGCTGTgttgttaacatgtttaaacgCTGTGTAACATAAATCCGGAATCACCATTCTGCAGACTTTATCCAAAATTATGCTGCTTTTACATTCATGTGTGTTAACAATGTATTTGCTTacaattattattcaaataaatatctaCTAGGGGAAGAAAAGTGCCACCAACAAAAACTCGGGACTATCTGTAAGGACGAAGTTCCAGATTGGGCTAAAGTCATGCTTGTCTTGGAAACTGTGGTTATACTTATTATTCTTGCAAGTGTGCTTTATCGAGGTtagttttattatcattacttTGTGCTACCTTCTAAGTTAGTAAAAAGACGATATATTAAACGATAAAAAATATGGCTAGTTGAGACTTTATCGATTTTAAAGTACGTGTTTAATCAATTTCATTGAGAGATATACACCCATATGAGATTTAGATTTTAACTATGACATTACTCATTTACGGTCGAAATGTTAGTTACGGGTTCTTAAAATCCAATCCCAGTTCCCAACAAGTCAAAAATTACATATGGTGTTATCAGACTAATTCATTCGCACGAAAGAAAATAGTCGCACATACTTATTTTATCGACAGTTACaacttgaaaatagaaaaaatacataacacgTTTTAATCCATcaaattaaatagaaaaaaaataatgtgacCATGTGATATATATACTGCATGACGTCATCACGCGATACATTTTATGTCATGAAATAACGTTTTATATATATGCTGGAAATAATTTTAGAGCATCGATTCAGCTTGTATAACGAAGTGTCTTgcatttaattgtatatttctacaatatttatgacttaatattgaaatacaatgtGTATAAAACATTGTGTTAACAAGAGCAACGCGGAGTGTACCCCCTTAACGTATCTGTATTTATCAAGTCGAGCCAGTGGCATAACCCGACGTTATAAAAGCCAGAtttatgttttgcttttctTTAGCACgatttatatatctatatatctattTGAATAGCTTGAACAGTATTAAAGTATTGGTCTAGCTAATGTTCTTGACAAATGACGCGGGCAAAGCCGACCCGACGACGACACAAAGGCTGCGGAGTAACTCTGAAGTTTATACATGGggataatgaaaacaaatgagcTAAGATTAGGAATATTGTCAAGTGCATGACACACTTGACGTGTTTAAAACCTTTCATCCAATCAGTTCATTGAATCAGGCATTGGTCCACTCAAGGTAAGACTTAACCAAAACATGAcaaagcaaatttgataatgAATTTGTTTCGAAATTGATTCTTATCCAGCCTGTCTaaatcaatatgattttaatttcgAAACATATGATCACTATCGAAATGAATGcctgcaaaaatatttaaaattaatggaTAAGCATTTACTAAAGATTCAGCAACGTTTTGCAATATTACAGTGGTCCTGTTATTGCAAAACGTTGCTGAAATTTTAGTAAATGCTTATCCATTCAAGCTGTACCTTATACTCACTGCCCTCTAATATTCCCAGATACAATTTCTTGGAGCCGCGGGAGATAGGATCACTTAGGAGAGCATGGCCCTTTGCCGCCTTTTGACACAAGGTCGTTGACAGACGGCAGGCgccatgtttttttacaaatttatcggcgcatatatatacattatattgtgATACGGTTGCTCAATTTGTCTGGTTATTATGCTTTATCGCCTTTAGTTATGATAGAATacacattatgtttttattatgtttagaATGGAAATATGCTTTAAGTATCAAACCAACATAACCATTCTTACCCTCAAAGAAACCCGTTTTTTCGTcgacatattttgtttgatgtaaTGATGTAAACTATGTCTTCAAATGGTTATTGCTTTCCTGACCTGTTTCAGCCCCTTGGCGCAGATGTCAGCGTTGTGAAAAGGATCAGAATTCGTCAACTCATGGTAGTAgtattttaaatggttttgaagaatacttaaaagtttttatttttcaaatttcacatAGAATACTTtgtggaaaactacagaaacaagctcattagccaaatgtttaaacgatttaatgacacagggttaACGTCAATGACATAggacacaaaacaaaaacaaaatcacaaacaagaaacatggaacaacattaaaaaaatcaacaaacagcacaatgcatatatacattataacaataggtatgtttatcaaggattgttaggtacggacttggaacggtcagtttaatgtaaatttactggggttttaaccagtttacGTACACAATCCTTACTCTTATCCCATGTTCACATATATTGAAAACCAACGTATAGTTGGTCATGAAATCAGTCATCAAGGTACTCGCttatggtttgtaaaatgcattttgtttatatatttttcatattgatTGCGCAATAAAGTGTGACAAACATTAGGAGTATTACAACTAAGGTACCGACAGCTTTAAcacttaaacaaatgtttacatttgttcaaatattgtgtttgaaaaccccaattttgaaaaaaacgtAAGTAACACGATTCAGCAAAAtattgttgcgtgattggttatGGACATTTTCATAATGGTGTAACCAATGTATTagataaaggttaaaatatctgTTAACTATTGTGTAAGGTAttgtggcctagtggttatggcaacagttttctatttttcttgcCTGTTCTGGCGTGGGTTCGCTTCCGACTTAACCCAGACTATATTTTATACTTCTTTTTGGATTGTTTTCTTCAATTTGGTATCAAAGTGTAAATCATGgtaaaaactgttttcaaatgcattaccATGTAAATTAATTTTGGGTCGAAATATATCAGCGAGACCATTTAGGTATGACGTCATAGccaaatatatcaaacaatccAGTCAGATTGCTAAGTTATCGAAATAAATTGTACCAACTACTTGGCTCTAATTGGCTTGTCATTTATCGATCAATGTTTTTGATGAGTTTTCGGTCTGTTTCATTTTCTTACTTAACTATAGCAAATTATATAATTCATCATATCGGaacttcttaaaataaattcaatataaaatgatatgcttttatttattaaaatattttgccttgactgttttaattttatgttaaaatcaaCTTTACAGTTGGTTCGTGCGTTGTAATGACGTCATTTACGGTTGGGTCGTTTAATCTACAGAATGGGAGAgaattactaaaatatattcttaaatgaaaagtagtactttgtttaacaattctggaaataaatgatgaatttttggtgtaaatatgagtAACGAATTTCGTGATTTATGATACTTTCGGGGGATTGAACACAGCTGGGCGTGGAATCCTGACACTtaaaccagcccaactgcgtttaTACCCCCATAATGAAATCACTCATTTAAATCCTTAATGGGTAAACCTTTTTCATTGTTTACCAGTAAAGGAAAGAAGTGACAGCGATGGTTCTGATACGTGTTGTGCAGAGCCGCTACAAGAAAATGGCAATACACCACATCAGCAGGGCAAGCCAGGTTAGACAATAACATTCCTATGCAATGATCTTTAACCATAATTTCCTTACCGAACAATAACAGTaatagaagaaaaataaaaacaagaataagaagaagaagaaaaagaagacgGAAtgaaggagaagaagaagaagaagttgATGAAAAAGCAGAAGATGAAGAAaaaagagaagaagaagaagaagaaaaagaagaagaagaagaagaagaagaagaagaagaagaagaagaagaagaagaagaagaagaagaagaagaaaaagaaaaagaaggaGACCTTCACTCACTCAcctaaacattgaaatataagtaATGCAGTTTAAATTTAGCCGACTGGATTCCATACGTGAACATGATCTATGTTGAGCTAAGTAAACCTGATAAAAGTACATtactttatcattattattaaaccagGAAAGGAACGTCATGATAGTAATGGCGCTGTCAAGGAAGAGTGTCATGCAAACGTGGAACAGGAACCTATCGCAAACAATAAGAACGGTATGTACCTGTCATATAGCATGTTGCGTCAGTAGAAtagttttttatcaaacaaaaaaaagtatCGTGtggaaacatacatgtatcccgttttcatttattttgcgGGAACACGCTTTTTTGAATCTTgcaagaaattgaaaataaagcgtaaaaaaaatcaaaacaatgaaatacgAGGACAATAACACATGTATTAGTGCAATAGCATTATAAGACATCGATATCAGATAAGTGGACATAAACTTGATCATTTACCTATTTATGGACGGACACTACCACATTCGCGGAACTTAACCACGACAAGACATTTTGTCTGATGAGGAAACTCCTTTCACATTAGGgcattttttaagtaaatacacTTTGTTTTTTATCGGTGCATTTCATTTGTCTGATAAGCAATCACACTTCTTGTTATATGGGAATATATATGGTCTTATAAGCAAGTAATTTGAATTGTTATCGGGGCATTTGTTTCTTCTGATAAGCAAATTATCTTCGTTGCAAAAAGGGCATTTAGATGGTCTTAAAAACATCCGATTTCTTTGTTAGGGGTCTTATGTTAGGTCTGAAAGGCGAAAACACTTCTTTGATGCATTTTTTGGTTTGATAATCAATTTCACTTCTTTCTTATAACAGCGTTTGTTTGGtctaataaataattattctaATAAATAAGCATACACACTTCGTTGTTATGGTTGCATTTTTTGGTCTGATAATCAAGTTCAATTATTTCTTACAACGGCATTTGTTTGGTGTAATGAATAATTATTCTAATAAAAGCCAGCgcttttttatgcatttattgtgtCTGAAAAGCAACCACTCGTCTTTGTTATGATGGCATTTGTTAGGTCTGATAAGGAAGCACACTTATATGTAATGGGGCATTTTTTGGACTTATACGCcagtacaattatatttaaaaaggcACTATTTTTAGCCGGATAACCAAATACACGTATTTGTAAAGGGGGGTTTTGTTGTGTTTCGCTTATAATCAGCAAGCACTCGTCTTTGTAATGGGAGCATTTGTTTGGTAGATAAGCAAAGACACTGGTTTGTTATGAGGCATTTGTTTTCTCTGTTATCAATCACTCTTCATTGTCATTGTGGCATTCACTTGGTCTGATGAGCAAAAACACTTATTTGTATTGGGAGCAATTGTTTGGCCTGAAAATCAAGTAAACGTCCTTGTTAGATGAAGGCATTTTTTATGCGTTGGATTGGCAAGCACTTTTCTTGCAGAGGGGTATTCGTCTGGTCCGATAAAAAGGGCATTTTCTTTGTTACGAGGGCTTTTATTTGATCTTATAAGTAATCACACTTCTTTGTTATGAGGAATTTGTTTGATCCGATAAGAGATACTCATTTTTGCCATGAGGGCATTTGTTGTATGTGATAAGCAAACACAATGCGTCGTTGTGGATGAATTGGTTTGGTCTGATAGTCAAGGACATTTCTCTGTTCTGCTGGAATTTGTTTGGTCAGTTTAGTTAGTATTCTTCGTTGTGCATTTGTTTGGTCTAATAACCAGATATACTTAGTTTAGTCTGATACGTAGAAACACTTAATATGGtggcatttgtttttttgttctgaTGCGTAAACACACTTTGTTGTTATGAGAGCATGTTTTGGTCTAATGCGTCATGAGAGCATCAATTCTTTCTTAACGTAAGACtccgaattatttttttctcaagtaGCGTAAGGTTAtaacttcaaataaatattgtgataaggtaatgtgtttgtaaatactaactttgataaaatacttCAACCAGGAAAGAAAAGACACGACAGTTTCGCTACATACAAGAATGATCGCAAAATGTCACCACAAAAAGCCACTCATACAAAGTCAGGTCAGACAAGTGTATTTTCATGTAATGATCTTTTAATTAATGGCCCATACCGAGGCACACGCACGTATTAATATCGATGAATACTTTTAAAGTAATGAATTTGCGCAATTTCATAAgtcatttatttacaatacataATCGGTTATCAACGTATTGTTCACGATATAAAGAGACATACTGGTTTAAGATCGCCAAATGATAGAGTACAACGGGATACTGCAGTCATCCTTGTGTAAGCGTCCGTGTTATTGCACCGCTAACGTTCAGGACTGATTTTAAAAAATCCATCgacattcaataaaaaaatagtcaaaCGTTCTCTTTCCGGATAATTTATGTTGTACGCTAGCGCTTCTTGTTCATTTGCTCgcttgccctactgcgttcatacagtgaaaatgcatgaaaaaatgcgatcaatacttatttttagattttaaacaattattgattatgatttaaaattaaaacctCATGTAACCGAcctttgtttaaagaaatagcTGATTTTTGTAACGTCGTATATAATTGGTTAAATTACGGTGCACAAATCCAATCGGAAcgcaatattgaaacaaacaatgacaTCATATCTACttgcgtgttatacaatatgaacgtcGGGTGTTAtctcgtcaccttagtgcaataactcaatagctgcttctatttctatttgcagttattgagttattgcactaaggtgaggATCTATACCCTAGTATTGATTGAAATTGATTCAAAATACGTCTCATTAAAATTTGTTGTTTCGAAGTGATTACGCAAGCGCAAGGGTATGCATAAAATCCATGGTGTCCCTTACCGCCACCCCTTTCCCTTTCAAGCAGTATCAACGAGTTGATggtatttcataaaatttccAAGGCCTATGAGATCTCAAAATGTAGTACTTATTTTGAAAACCTCTCCTGGGTACgaaattattcatgaatatgAGTTTTGAGTAAATATGTTCCGCGGATCATCcagaaatttgaa
The DNA window shown above is from Mya arenaria isolate MELC-2E11 chromosome 6, ASM2691426v1 and carries:
- the LOC128239064 gene encoding uncharacterized protein LOC128239064; the encoded protein is MKTQTNYIKILHLLILSQMLAYLAPVTAAAAVLPPDEATCTVRVNQGSVVFKISSSDPKNIISIQAKGTYVADCDQDALLRQTNDTNAFLVSLTHSGACVFIINNYDGTIFSVKIESATSTLTEVSIGGEPFTDCFSPSFVDLNLIGEEKCHQQKLGTICKDEVPDWAKVMLVLETVVILIILASVLYRAPWRRCQRCEKDQNSSTHVKERSDSDGSDTCCAEPLQENGNTPHQQGKPGKERHDSNGAVKEECHANVEQEPIANNKNGKKRHDSFATYKNDRKMSPQKATHTKSGKQQIDRNATAKDGQRDKIAQQPFRMSTRKTQRSFGPSEPVLRNRFQVLVDPV